In Mercurialis annua linkage group LG5, ddMerAnnu1.2, whole genome shotgun sequence, a single genomic region encodes these proteins:
- the LOC126680963 gene encoding GDSL esterase/lipase 1-like isoform X1: MSRLFSYLLVFYSYFLVSNSSNIKENYVAPLFIFGDSLYDAGNNNYLKSANNKANFPPYGETFFKYPTGRFSDGRIIPDFIAGYLNLPLILPYLQPGHQEHKYGVNFASGGAGALVQTFQGSAIDLNTQLNNFKNVKKHLSKKIGDTKTKALLSKAIYLFSIGTNDYASPFLSNSTILHHYTNQQYVGIVIGNLTNVVKEIYKNGGRKFGFMKLLDLSFVPSSRALEQTNRSPMGFKEQATILVQLHNKALPKVFKGLKKELRGFKYSIFDLYTSASERINNPSKYGFKETKTACCGSGPFRGIGQCGITKDYELCDNPSEYLFFDGSHPTEKSNKQIAKLMWSGNPKVISPYNLKTLLEA, from the exons ATGTCTCGTTTATTTTCATATCTTTTGGTTTTCTATTCGTATTTTCTTGTTAGTAATTCGAgcaatataaaagaaaattatgtcGCCCCTTTATTCATTTTCGGGGATTCGCTTTACGATGCCGgaaacaataattatttgaaaAGTGCCAACAACAAGGCCAATTTTCCTCCCTATGGAGAAACGTTCTTTAAATATCCTACCGGAAGGTTTTCCGATGGTCGAATTATTCCTGATTTTATTG CTGGATACTTAAATCTACCATTGATTCTTCCTTATCTTCAGCCTGGACATCAAGAACATAAATACGGGGTGAATTTTGCATCAGGTGGAGCCGGTGCTCTTGTTCAAACTTTTCAAGGATCT GCAATAGATCTAAATACTCAGCTTAATAATTTCAAGAATGTAAAGAAGCATCTAAGCAAGAAAATAGGTGATACAAAAACAAAGGCTTTATTATCAAAGGCCATTTACTTGTTCAGCATTGGCACCAATGACTATGCATCGCCTTTCCTTTCAAATTCTACTATACTTCACCATTACACCAATCAACAGTATGTCGGGATTGTCATCGGCAACCTCACCAATGTCGTCAAA GAAATTTATAAGAATGGAGGaagaaaatttggatttatgaAATTGCTGGACTTGAGCTTTGTACCTTCATCCAGAGCACTTGAGCAAACTAATAGAAGTCCAATGGGCTTTAAGGAGCAAGCTACAATTCTAGTACAACTGCACAATAAGGCACTTCCTAAGGTGTTTAAGGGTCTAAAGAAAGAGCTCAGAGGATTCAAATATtctatttttgatttatatACTTCAGCAAGTGAAAGGATTAACAATCCTTCCAAATATG GTTTTAAGGAGACAAAAACGGCATGTTGTGGGAGTGGACCATTTAGAGGAATCGGACAATGTGGTATAACTAAAGACTATGAATTATGTGATAATCCGAGTGAATATTTGTTCTTTGATGGTAGTCATCCAACAGAGAAGTCCAATAAGCAAATTGCGAAGCTCATGTGGAGTGGAAATCCTAAAGTCATAAGCCCTTATAATCTCAAAACATTACTTGAAGCGTAG
- the LOC126680963 gene encoding GDSL esterase/lipase 1-like isoform X2 — translation MEKRSLNILPEGFPMVELFLILLPGHQEHKYGVNFASGGAGALVQTFQGSAIDLNTQLNNFKNVKKHLSKKIGDTKTKALLSKAIYLFSIGTNDYASPFLSNSTILHHYTNQQYVGIVIGNLTNVVKEIYKNGGRKFGFMKLLDLSFVPSSRALEQTNRSPMGFKEQATILVQLHNKALPKVFKGLKKELRGFKYSIFDLYTSASERINNPSKYGFKETKTACCGSGPFRGIGQCGITKDYELCDNPSEYLFFDGSHPTEKSNKQIAKLMWSGNPKVISPYNLKTLLEA, via the exons ATGGAGAAACGTTCTTTAAATATCCTACCGGAAGGTTTTCCGATGGTCGAATTATTCCTGATTTTATTG CCTGGACATCAAGAACATAAATACGGGGTGAATTTTGCATCAGGTGGAGCCGGTGCTCTTGTTCAAACTTTTCAAGGATCT GCAATAGATCTAAATACTCAGCTTAATAATTTCAAGAATGTAAAGAAGCATCTAAGCAAGAAAATAGGTGATACAAAAACAAAGGCTTTATTATCAAAGGCCATTTACTTGTTCAGCATTGGCACCAATGACTATGCATCGCCTTTCCTTTCAAATTCTACTATACTTCACCATTACACCAATCAACAGTATGTCGGGATTGTCATCGGCAACCTCACCAATGTCGTCAAA GAAATTTATAAGAATGGAGGaagaaaatttggatttatgaAATTGCTGGACTTGAGCTTTGTACCTTCATCCAGAGCACTTGAGCAAACTAATAGAAGTCCAATGGGCTTTAAGGAGCAAGCTACAATTCTAGTACAACTGCACAATAAGGCACTTCCTAAGGTGTTTAAGGGTCTAAAGAAAGAGCTCAGAGGATTCAAATATtctatttttgatttatatACTTCAGCAAGTGAAAGGATTAACAATCCTTCCAAATATG GTTTTAAGGAGACAAAAACGGCATGTTGTGGGAGTGGACCATTTAGAGGAATCGGACAATGTGGTATAACTAAAGACTATGAATTATGTGATAATCCGAGTGAATATTTGTTCTTTGATGGTAGTCATCCAACAGAGAAGTCCAATAAGCAAATTGCGAAGCTCATGTGGAGTGGAAATCCTAAAGTCATAAGCCCTTATAATCTCAAAACATTACTTGAAGCGTAG
- the LOC126680403 gene encoding GDSL esterase/lipase 2-like, whose protein sequence is MANVMSEFLFLILFSSLVIQGTRSQKNDAALFIFGDSLLDAGNNNYIKNPIGRVNFWPYGKTFFNYPTGRFSDGRIIPDFIAEYLKLPFISPYLEPGNDHYTNGVNFASGGAGALVGTYPGRVINLETQVVNFKKVKKQLRQELGDEETKALLSRAIFLISIGSNDYVSPFSTNSTVLHQYTRQDYVGMVIGNLTVVLKEMYKHGGRKFAIIGLTELGRVPLMKALSERINDSGGSLKEVTALAKLHNRELAKALEELETEQEGFKYSNFDIYTSANDRIDNPSKFGFKEGKEACCGSGPFRGFTSCGGKGAIKEYELCENPSDYLFFDGVHPTEKFNNQLANLMCTGNHKVTNPYNLQRLVAA, encoded by the exons ATGGCAAACGTAATGTCTGAAtttcttttcttaattttattttcaagtcTTGTAATCCAAGGTACTAGGTCTCAAAAGAATGATGCAGCCTTGTTCATATTTGGAGATTCACTACTTGATGCTGGTAATAATAATTACATTAAAAATCCTATTGGCAGAGTAAATTTCTGGCCGTATGGAAAAACTTTCTTTAACTATCCTACGGGAAGGTTCTCCGATGGCAGAATAATTCCTGATTTTATCG CTGAGTACTTGAAATTACCATTTATTTCACCATATCTCGAACCTGGTAATGATCATTACACAAATGGAGTGAATTTTGCTTCAGGAGGAGCAGGTGCTCTTGTTGGAACCTATCCAGGAAGG GTCATAAACCTTGAAACTCAAGTGGTTAATTTCAAGAAAGTGAAGAAGCAACTAAGACAGGAACTAGGTGATGAAGAGACCAAAGCATTATTGTCCAGAGCCATTTTCTTAATCAGCATTGGAAGCAATGATTATGTATCGCCTTTCTCGACAAATTCTACCGTGCTTCACCAATATACCAGACAAGACTACGTCGGCATGGTCATCGGCAACCTTACCGTCGTGCTAAAA GAAATGTACAAGCATGGAGGAAGAAAATTTGCAATTATAGGCTTGACTGAGTTGGGCCGCGTACCGTTAATGAAAGCACTTAGTGAGCGGATCAACGACTCCGGTGGAAGTTTGAAAGAAGTTACAGCTCTAGCAAAATTACACAACAGAGAACTCGCTAAAGCGCTTGAAGAGTTAGAGACAGAGCAAGAaggatttaaatattcaaattttgatatatatactTCAGCAAATGATCGAATTGACAACCCTTCAAAATTTG GGTTCAAGGAAGGGAAAGAAGCATGCTGTGGCAGCGGTCCATTCAGAGGATTTACAAGCTGTGGAGGAAAAGGAGCAATTAAAGAGTATGAATTATGTGAAAATCCAAGTGATTACTTGTTTTTTGATGGAGTTCATCCTACTGAAAAATTCAATAATCAACTTGCAAATTTGATGTGCACCGGAAATCATAAGGTCACAAACCCTTACAATCTTCAACGGCTGGTTGCTGCATAA
- the LOC126680302 gene encoding GDSL esterase/lipase 2-like, translated as MASSRFHIYFLVLFATAIILIPRITIANLHHQDHSPKNHIPLFVFGDSLFDVGNNNYLKNPIGLANFWPYGQTFFHHATGRFCDGRLISDFIAEYLKLPLILPYLQPGNHQYTDGVNFASGGAGALVETHQGNEGRVIDLKTQVIYLKNVKKHISKQIGDEETKELFSKAIYLISIGGNDYMAPSDVFKSFSQEDYVGMVLGNLTSVIKDIYKIGGRNFGFVGMGAFDCAPNIKLLNKEKGSCNKEISSLIELHNTKLPNTLKEIKGQLQEFQYVFFDFYTTLLERINNPSYFGFKEANVACCGAGLYRGILSSCGLVKGYEVCDNASEYVFFDSVHPTEKTYKQLAKLIWSGDHKVTMPYNLNTMVEA; from the exons ATGGCAAGTTCAAGATTTcacatttattttttagttttatttgcaACTGCAATTATTTTAATCCCAAGAATCACCATAGCTAATCTTCATCATCAAGATCATTCTCCAAAAAATCATATTCCCTTATTTGTGTTTGGAGATTCACTATTTGATGTTGGCAACAATAATTATCTCAAAAACCCAATTGGTTTAGCCAATTTTTGGCCTTATGGTCAAACATTTTTTCACCATGCAACTGGCAGGTTTTGTGATGGCAGattaatttcagattttattg cTGAGTATTTGAAGTTGCCATTGATACTGCCATATCTTCAGCCTGGTAATCATCAATATACAGATGGAGTGAACTTTGCTTCAGGGGGAGCTGGTGCTTTAGTTGAAACTCATCAAGGAAATGAAGGAAGG GTAATAGACCTAAAAACTCAAGTTATTTACCTGAAGAATGTGAAGAAACATATAAGCAAGCAAATAGGCGATGAAGAAACTAAGGAATTGTTTTCCAAAGCAATTTACTTAATAAGCATTGGAGGAAATGACTATATGGCCCCTTCTGATGTGTTCAAGTCTTTCTCCCAAGAAGATTACGTGGGCATGGTCTTAGGCAACCTCACTTCTGTTATCAAA gatatttataaaattggtggaagaaactttggatttgtagGAATGGGGGCTTTTGATTGTGcaccaaatataaaattactaaataagGAAAAAGGCAGCTGCAACAAAGAAATTTCATCTCTAATAGAACTACACAACACCAAACTTCCTAATACCCTCAAAGAGATAAAAGGGCAGCTTCAGGAGTTTCAATATGTGTTTTTTGATTTCTACACTACATTACTTGAAAGAATTAATAACCCTTCATATTTTG GTTTCAAAGAGGCAAATGTAGCATGTTGTGGAGCTGGATTGTACAGAGGAATTCTGTCAAGCTGTGGATTGGTAAAAGGGTATGAAGTATGTGATAATGCAAGTGAATATGTATTCTTTGATTCTGTTCATCCTACTGAGAAGACATATAAGCAGCTTGCTAAGCTAATTTGGAGTGGAGATCATAAAGTCACTATGCCATACAACCTTAATACTATGGTTGAGGCATAG
- the LOC126682316 gene encoding GDSL esterase/lipase 5, producing MARRLIISSLFFSFFHFLVFQLIFLSAKSKSVLHSTKHVPLFIFGDSFLDAGNNNYINTTTLDQANFWPYGHTFFNFPTGRFSDGRIISDFIAEYANLPLIAPFLQPGNVQYLYGVNFASAGAGVLAETFKGDVIDLKTQLKFYKEVDNSLRNKLGQNKAKMIISKAVYMFSIGSNDYMSPILTNSTIPLSNSKYVGIIIANLTIVIQEIYKLGGRKFAFINLPELGCIPAIRIIKPENNGRCLEQTSLLATLHNKALSKLLVQMEKSLKGFRYSLFDFKSSLHQRMNHPSKFGFEEGTRACCGGGRYGGVYSCGGRRIVKEFNLCKNPNNYVFWDSFHLTEKAYMQLAIEMWNGLNTSHIIGPSNMKQLFQN from the exons ATGGCAAGAAGGCTAATAATAAGCTCTCTCTTCTTTtcattctttcattttcttgtttttcAACTTATCTTCCTTTCGGCAAAATCAAAATCTGTGTTGCATTCAACAAAACATGTCCCCTTGTTCATCTTTGGTGACTCATTTTTAGATGCTGGAAACAACAATTACATCAATACAACAACTCTTGACCAAGCCAATTTCTGGCCTTATGGCCACACTTTCTTCAATTTCCCCACCGGACGTTTCTCCGATGGCCGTATAATATCCGATTTTATTG CTGAGTATGCAAATCTTCCATTGATCGCACCATTCCTACAACCTGGCAATGTTCAATACTTGTACGGAGTGAATTTTGCATCAGCTGGAGCAGGGGTTTTGGCTGAAACTTTTAAAGGAGAT GTGATTGACCTTAAAACGCAATTGAAGTTCTATAAGGAGGTGGACAATAGCTTGAGAAATAAGTTAGGGCAAAATAAGGCAAAGATGATAATATCAAAAGCAGTTTACATGTTTAGTATTGGAAGCAATGATTATATGAGTCCTATCTTGACCAATTCCACCATTCCACTCTCCAACTCCAAATATGTAGGGATCATCATTGCCAACTTGACTATAGTCATTCAA GAAATTTATAAGTTAGGAGGTCGAAAATTTGCCTTCATTAATTTACCAGAATTAGGGTGTATTCCTGCAATAAGAATAATTAAACCAGAAAACAATGGTAGATGCTTGGAACAAACTTCATTGCTTGCAACTTTGCACAACAAAGCATTGTCTAAGCTTCTTGTCCAAATGGAGAAGAGCCTCAAGGGTTTTAGATATTCACTGTTTGACTTCAAAAGCAGTCTCCACCAAAGAATGAACCACCCTTCTAAATTTG GTTTCGAGGAAGGGACGAGGGCATGCTGTGGAGGAGGAAGATATGGAGGAGTTTATAGCTGTGGAGGAAGGAGAATTGTGAAggaatttaatttatgtaaaaatccaaataattatGTGTTTTGGGATTCTTTTCATCTCACAGAAAAGGCTTACATGCAATTGGCCATTGAAATGTGGAATGGGCTTAATACCTCTCACATTATTGGGCCTTCCAATATGAAGCAACTTTTCCAAAATTGA